From a region of the Oscarella lobularis chromosome 7, ooOscLobu1.1, whole genome shotgun sequence genome:
- the LOC136188791 gene encoding uncharacterized protein → MSRSPFLQASLILVLLFISESAQSPDPSCSADTNRSIDDEIVTEGYFKHVTDDRVYILADTVILDGDDETLSYDPCKDLYVDAINVIVKGTVKWKARSVTINTVNLTVVSGAGSENDSYEAVASTSSGDDGSEDDEAAFAVATIDASYQSNGIPDYTDPAAPGESAGAAGANGKEGGTGGGGGSIDLTLSRLNGGRLALKANGGKGGRGQAGGNGHIGADGQPNPDRDACCNGRSTQGLKGGPGGNAGNAGKSGNGGRGGSVKVRLPLWADRGEIVSRVTMTVDGGKPGGQAKPGTPGEGGYGGAGSPTGCYNAGGWLPWTHKYRCHGSLGPDGPRGATGQGGSFAVPAVAGQAGSVRVQVGGVGKITPVTMIQLAMREGNRMYKEGKFAAARDVYMWVIDITRNATKKESIGYRKLATTYLSQISHGFDFWGHLPNNVPLNSYEDIFSHLEKDVIPYAKDVEADFNDFFDKATAQEKRVVIVRNSLQHAKYLVGLCARKRTDASTNLAHVTEELTELEATQARAQYRSDSATQLCKDAIEHYIVHKESAFSFGELFQIIRAGIQIFGSIYAGFGSLSSGIKDVIGALDAAKNIGGGFLKDLEEIGTIVKNVTYQFDKAKDALETDVTSIKNQFDKIKGLVDKTGQENDAKMLVDGQKFNQMVGKWLFLSECRDAKAAFTAYLNSSRAVNDKIMQHDSIVIQIAQLESQISKYEGLQSRLQGQMIDDYNPFTIAYALAIGEVYVNLKEAIVNEMKKMQEAYNYQFLEDRPFTYDDSRMAMIEAWLANNRIEMLDRMSQLGTEVQQFNRNLEPLENAIVIRRDDLNDEFAHLDENGQMAFTVSGAEKELAPLTHVHMTDVRVWLPGLRSSSNRVRVWLKRYGSSLVYDQHGQIRTFTHGARTMLFDYDKDGYDVNSAVSIPEVGSSTPNEYVALSPIGPWVIGVPEAYNGGDVNTSDVKEIHVQLSGTFLPCANLQCPPRQTHFNFSNETVSMTTLTPGVQSQSRRLNSVTISVGVIGVTVVGLIGIVTVVGVRRYRRRRGYNKV, encoded by the exons ATGAGTAGGAGTCCGTTTCTTCAAGCCAGTCTGATTCTCGTCCTCCTGTTTATCAGCG AAAGTGCCCAATCCCCTGACCCTTCTTGCAGCGCCGACACAAACCGatcaatcgacgacgaaatcgtcacCGAAGGCTATTTCAAACACGTCACCGACGATCGGGTCTACATACTCGCCGACACCGTCAtactcgacggcgacgacgaaacccTCAGCTACGACCCGTGCAAAGACCTCTACGTCGACGCAATCAACGTCATAGTCAAGGGCACCGTCAAATGGAAAGCACGATCCGTAACAATCAATACGGTCAACCTAACTGTCGTCAGCGGGGCTGGGAGCGAAAATGATAGCTACGAGGCGGTCGCCTCTACaagcagcggcgacgacggtagcgaagacgacgaagccgcCTTCGCCGTGGCGACCATCGACGCTTCGTACCAGTCCAACGGCATCCCGGACTACACCGATCCGGCGGCGCCAGGCGAAAGTGCGGGCGCGGCGGGCGCAAACGGAAAGGAGGGCGGTAcaggtggcggcggtggatcgatcgatttgaCGCTTTCGCGCCTCAACGGTGGTAGACTCGCGTTGAAAGCGAATGGAGGAAAAGGCGGACGGGGCCAGGCGGGCGGTAACGGGCACATCGGGGCCGACGGGCAACCGAATCCGGATCGCGATGCGTGCTGCAACGGACGATCCACTCAAGGCTTAAAAGGAGGTCCGGGAGGAAATGCGGGCAATGCGGGGAAATCGGGAAATGGGGGCCGGGGTGGTTCGGTCAAAGTGCGATTGCCGTTGTGGGCAGATCGAGGCGAGATCGTGTCGCGCGTGACGATGACGGTCGACGGGGGTAAGCCGGGCGGTCAAGCGAAGCCGGGTACGCCGGGCGAGGGCGGCTACGGCGGTGCCGGATCGCCGACGGGATGCTACAACGCGGGGGGATGGTTGCCGTGGACGCATAAATATCGTTGCCACGGTAGCTTGGGACCAGACGGGCCGCGGGGTGCGACGGGGCAAGGGGGATCGTTTGCCGTGCCGGCCGTGGCCGGTCAAGCGGGATCGGTTCGCGTTCAGGTTGGGGGAGTCGGAAAAATAACGCCAGTTACAATGATACAGTTGGCGATGCGAGAGGGCAATAGAATGTACAAGGAGGGAAAGTTTGCCGCGGCGAGAGACGTCTACATGTGGGTTATCGATATCACGAGAAACGCTACGAAGAAAGAGTCAATCGGATACAGAAAACTAGCGACCACCTATTTGTCACAAATATCCCACG GCTTCGATTTCTGGGGTCACCTTCCTAACAACGTGCCGTTAAACTCGTACGAAGACATATTCAGTCATTTGGAAAAGGACGTGATACCTTACGCTAAGGACGTCGAAGCGGATttcaacgatttcttcgacaaGGCGACGGCTCAAGAAAAGCGCGTCGTTATCGTACGCAACAGTCTCCAACATGCAAAATATCTCGTCGGTCTATGTGCGCGAAAGAGAACGGATGCGAGCACGAATCTCGCCCACGTAACCGAAGAACTGACCGAACTCGAAGCAACCCAAGCGCGAGCTCAGTACCGATCGGATTCGGCAACGCAATTGTGCAAGGACGCTATCGAGCATTACATCGTGCACAAGGAATCGGCTTTTAGTTTCGGGGAACTCTTTCAGATAATCAGGGCTGGAATTCAAATTTTCGGATCGATCTACGCAG GGTTCGGTAGTCTGTCGTCTGGCATAAAAGATGTGATCGGTGCGCTCGATGCGGCTAAAAATATCGGGGGCGGATTTCTAAAAGACTTGGAAGAAATCGGGACGATTGTTAAGAACGTCACCTATCAATTCGACAAAGCTAAAGACGCCTTGGAGACGGACGTAACCAGtatcaaaaatcaattcgaTAAGATCAAAGGGCTCGTCGATAAAACGGgacaagaaaacgacgcaaaaatgctcgtcgacggacaGAAATTTAACCAG ATGGTAGGAAAGTGGCTGTTTCTAAGCGAATGTCGCGACGCCAAAGCAGCTTTCACCGCATACCTAAACAGCTCCAG agCGGTCAACGACAAGATTATGCAGCACGATTCGATCGTAATTCAGATCGCTCAACTCGAGTCCCAAATCAGTAAATACGAGGGACTCCAGTCGCGATTGCAAGGGCAAATGATCGACGACTACAATCCCTTCACAATCGCCTACGCTCTCGCCATCGGCGAGGTCTACGTCAATCTCAAGGAAGCGATTGTcaacgaaatgaaaaaaatgcagGAAGCCTACAACTATCAATTCCTCGAAGATCGACCGTTTACGTATGACGACAGTCGCATGGCAATGATCGAAGCGTGGCTGGCAAACAATCGCATCGAGATGCTCGATCGCATGTCCCAGCTCGGCACCGAAGTCCAACAATTCAATCGAAATCTCGAACCGCTCGAAAACGCGATCGTcattcgacgcgacgatctcAACGACGAGTTCGCCCATTTGGATGAAAATGGCCAAATGGCGTTCACCGTGTCCGGCGCCGAAAAGGAGCTCGCTCCGTTGACGCACGTTCACATGACGGACGTTCGCGTGTGGTTACCGGGATTGCGAagttcgtcgaatcgcgttcGAGTCTGGTTGAAGCGATATGGCAGTTCGCTTGTATATGATCAGCACGGGCAAATACGGACTTTTACGCACGGTGCGCGTACGATGCTCTTCGATTACGATAAAGACggttatgacgtcaattctgCCGTATCTATACCCGAAGTGGGATCGTCGACTCCAAATGAATATGTCGCTTTGAGTCCTATTGGGCCATGGGTGATTGGCGTGCCGGAAGCGTACAATGGCGGTGACGTGAATacgagtgacgtcaaggaGATACACGTGCAATTGTCGGGCACGTTTCTACCTTGCGCCAATTTGCAATGTCCGCCGAGACAAACTCACTTTAATTTTTCGAATGAAACCgtttcgatgacgacgttgacgccAGGCGTGCAAAGTCAGTCTAGGAGACTGAATTCTGTGACGATTTCCGTTGGAGTGATTGGGGTTACAGTGGTGGGATTGATTGGAATCGTCACTGTTGTTGGGGTGCGAAGGTACAGAAGGAGGAGAGGTTACAATAAGGTGTGA
- the LOC136189446 gene encoding TOG array regulator of axonemal microtubules protein 1-like, with translation MLLVMDAESEAFVDRSKPPSTGGPRVQAIEEVRTALRGGRVDLARESSRNALARVIDSGLADSAWNVRHQAVQLVSELVPHLRDDSHLDALVASLVPRLVANALDGKVALRKAANQTLQSYARNSSDGGATRARIVVAFLSSSSSSPPPPHVVAGLMPTRAEMTTTKNIESLIRVLTSDEAATASDVVIACLDRLKEAMGVPTFNSCLARLPDAHARVYRNLVGKATAATTTNPVTTPTEERNGHVIDSPVLETSSSSSLSFGFIPDSTMKRLRDAEDWRVRVHGINELATLINVMTDARVLMPHLSSFIDFVGLLLDDSNFKVTLTTLDIVEQLVGKASLALKSSLGKLVGGLSKKLGDNKIVRQANMRVFTRLMQAMTPKPVLDALLPAALKHRNSKVREEALNIIVAALLTYPRYEFDLPAVVEATALTLIDNKQRVRQASLELFAVLASSLGSGNLTPLVAAVARAERTFDARTGGGQAGVMAAVQARLARRQLPRINADGLVEHANPVPISSATSVAAHRPSVSGPDIDWILAAPGNVSASASSASAGSGATATTTTTGDFNGSVVSTPAKMPSMNPVASVPTPRRYCSAGKRLPWVKDGRSVGSAKEKSGQSQGAQMSSSSRPPLKAKMSWNERERIVASSPRSSPTPSSGDGSSSYVSLAQAMNPPAPTSQGSYAELHMSKLNAAAATSSRTSMRSGGRVGDLSGGASRKSVRRSEMGTKPLLKPLATMPARTDLFPSLGKQDIDDLLMSNDSLSQSWPRQRPVLASGHGRKKSKGEEEEEEEEEATLTEEQRSEPRSQRLGSQQSVSTPLRRKATMARPGSMTKSNGAANPSRRKPSVDETAAKPPSQAKEKYLTMLNQRPAAKSRSHSPSGTVVDDDDDGAGGVSGVASMPIQRKPSIPKPRVRKALRSVSLEEDREKIIDGLRQRERVDEPVVVLAQSTKKRAETLRAASLKSIAADRELIGENIVDGGRGGGGDVNRSSPESPAEMLLRTSSSSDSGQGSYSSAKVEESSDGSPASSENASPNANGPHPVAVAAALRDSPPERRKSVKTLSSGFSTNVSKPDAASLVQPLPSFSPSLKNRLSKPPSPSPSPSAPSQRVDYNLPPRSRTKRVETSQDLTIEGNRLNQSMTMKSLSKKFEANERPGAIAGGDGIESPDFNVETPTQQPKFSDSLTKRLTVKSKENEARRTVRRQRTPSEESVQFGPTTGRMSVTSPPSTWRERKTSRTPDRGESVLSGGGDKPVDDVLEPCANPTSALRDALRYIGATSEDWDVKCEGLTLVRRLVLHHPDVLGAHLKQIRMAVVTEIKNLRSSVARVAIQCLGDLYVSLGKLMDTELDFSVRTLLTKGSESSGFIRQDVEKALSQMVNGVSPVAAVKALLATGMSHRSTVIRKMTAQFVFAVTESVGVEWMTNGAYRDVAERVVSAAVQFTMDGSPQARYFGRAMIHCLMDSPEFDRISSRALSEKMQRQLLGVEDGLRAKGLGDLPAEKVSSVKRKNSFGSQSSRASSLGPDSAGSGRQSSAKSDFSDPSVMSKSGSVRGKPPRPRPSGNPFGDQQGGVLTALFKRLSSSDWKERYDAVTEVLELSKSSTSTVGNSIVKLFDDFTPRLTDSNSKVNVHALESFEAMVPHLAPYLEPVISLLVPALSSNLASKNPTICTSARNIIGSLIGLVDNALLIQPFASVVQFGNSKAMPFVTEKLAVLVDSVHPRHPKLVHRHVLPVIWHLVSSRGGGGGGGKPVASLTGEARLAACALIHIMYANMGQSLIDRARHLPPRDQQALKSLLDTFGPS, from the exons ATGTTGCTGGTAATGGacgccgaaagcgaagcgttcgtcgatcgctcGAAGCCCCCGTCGACCGGCGGACCGCGCGTTCAAGCGATCGAAGAAGTGCGAACGGCGCTTCGCGGCGGTCGCGTCGATCTCGCACGCGAGTCGAGTCGCAACGCGCTGGCGCGCGTCATCGACAGCGGTCTCGCCGACAGCGCGTGGAACGTGCGCCACCAGGCCGTCCAACTCGTCAGCGAACTCGTGCCCCATTTGCGCGACGATTCGCATCtcgacgcgctcgtcgcATCGCTCGTACCGCGACTCGTCGCCAACGCGCTCGACGGCAAAGTCGCCCTACGAAAAGCGGCGAATCAAACGCTTCAGTCGTACGCGCGCAattcgagcgacggcggcgcgacgcgcgctcgcatcgtcgtcgcctttttgtcgtcgtcgtcgtcgtcgccgccgccgccgcacgtcgtcgccggtctGATGCCGACGCGTgccgaaatgacgacgacgaaaaatatCGAGTCGTTGATTCGTGTtttgacgagcgacgaagcggcgacggcaagtgacgtcgtcatcgcctgTCTGGACCGGCTCAAAGAGGCGATGGGCGTGCCGACGTTTAATTCCTGTCTCGCGCGCTTACCCGACGCGCACGCTCGCGTCTATCGCAATCTCGTCGGCAAGGCGaccgcggcgacgacgacgaatccaGTCACGACGCCGACAGAGGAAAGaaatggtcacgtgatcgattCACCGGTATtggaaacgtcgtcatcgtcatcgctATCATTCGGTTTCATCCCGGACTCTACGATGAAACGACTTCGAGACGCGGAGGATTGGCGAGTTCGCGTTCACGGCATCAACGAGTTGGCGACGCTCATCAACGTCATGACGGACGCGCGCGTTCTCATGCCTCACCTGAGCTCCttcatcgacttcgtcggTCTCCTTCTCGACGACTCCAATTTCAAAGTGACACTCACGACGTTGGACATCGTCGAACAGCTCGTCGGCAAAGCGAGTCTCGCTCTGAAATCGTCTCTGGGAAAACTCGTCGGTGGCCTATCGAAAAAATTAGGCGACAACAAAATCGTTCGTCAGGCGAACATGCGCGTGTTCACGCGACTCATGCAGGCCATGACGCCGAAACCCGTTCTTGACGCTCTCCTTCCCGCCGCCTTGAAACATCGAAATTCGAAGGTGCGCGAAGAGGCGCTCAACatcatcgtcgccgctcttctCACCTATCCGCGCTACGAATTCGATCTgcccgccgtcgtcgaggcGACGGCGCTGACTCTCATCGACAACAAGCAGCGCGTTCGACAAGCGAGTCTCGAACTTTTCGCCGTACTCGCCTCGAGTCTCGGCTCCGGCAATCTGacgccgctcgtcgccgccgtcgcgcgcgcCGAGCGAACGTTCGACGCGCGAACCGGCGGCGGACAGGCGGGCGTCATGGCCGCCGTTCAAGCGCGACtcgctcgacgtcaattGCCGCGCATCAACGCCGACGGTCTCGTCGAACACGCCAATCCCGTTCCCAtatcgtcggcgacgtcggtcgCCGCTCATCGTCCGTCCGTCTCCGGTCCGGATATCGATTGGATACTCGCCGCGCCGGGAAATGTTTCGGCGAGCGCGAGCAGTGCGAGTGCCGGCAGCggtgcgacggcgacgacgacgacgacgggagaTTTCAACGGGTCCGTCGTATCGACGCCGGCTAAGATGCCGAGCATGAATCCCGTCGCTTCGGTGCCGACGCCGCGTCGGTATTGCAGTGCCGGTAAACGATTGCCGTGGGTGAAGGACGGTCGTTCGGTGGGAAgtgcgaaagagaaaagtggACAGTCGCAAGGTGCTcaaatgtcgtcgtcgtcgcggcctCCGCTCAAGGCGAAGATGTCGTGGAATGAGAGGGAACGGATtgtcgcctcgtcgccgcgaagcagtccgacgccgtcgagtggcgacggatcgtcgtcgtatgTCAGTCTCGCTCAAGCGATGAATCCGCCGGCGCCCACATCGCAGGGATCCTACGCTGAATTGCACATGTCAAAGCTAAacgccgcggcggcgacgtcgagtcggACTTCGATGCGTAGTGGCGGAAGAGTTGGAGATTTAAGCGGTGGGGCGTCTCGGAAGAGCGTTCGTCGTAGTGAAATGGGAACGAAGCCGCTTTTGAAACCGCTAGCCACGATGCCGGCAAGAACAGACCTCTTTCCGTCATTAGGAAAACAAGACATTGACGATTTGCTGATGAGCAACGATAGCCTATCTCAGTCGTGGCCGAGACAGAGGCCAGTGCTGGCGTCAGGACACggaagaaaaaagtcgaaaggagaagaagaagaagaagaagaagaagaagcgaccCTGACGGAAGAGCAGAGATCAGAACCGCGATCTCAACGACTTGGATCTCAGCAGAGTGTATCGACGCCTTTGCGTAGGAAAGCGACGATGGCGAGACCGGGTTCCATGACCAAGTCGAATGGGGCGGCGAACCCGAGTCGCCGTAAACCGTCCGTCGATgaaacggcggcgaagcCTCCTTCTCAagccaaagaaaaatatttgacgaTGTTGAATCAACGTCCGGCGGCGAAGAGTCGAAGTCACTCGCCGTCCGgcaccgtcgtcgacgacgacgacgacggtgccgGCGGCGTGAGCGGCGTCGCATCGATGCCGATTCAGAGAAAACCGTCGATACCGAAGCCTCGCGTCAGAAAAGCGTTACGTAGCGTATCGCTGGAAGAGGACCGCGAGAAAATCATTGACGGATTGCGCCAGCGGgaacgagtcgacgagcccgtcgtcgttttggcTCAAAGCACGAAGAAACGCGCCGAGACGCTTCGCGCCGCATCGCTGAAAAGCATCGCGGCGGATCGGGAATTAATAGGGGAAaacatcgtcgacggcggccgcggcggcggcggagacgttaatcgatcgtcgccggagAGTCCGGCGGAGATGCTTcttcgcacgtcgtcgtcgtccgacaGCGGACAGGGAAGTTATTCGTCTGCTAAAGTGGAAGAGAGCTCTGACGGTTCGCCGGCGTCGAGTGAAAAT GCGTCTCCCAACGCGAACGGGCCGcatcccgtcgccgtcgccgccgctctaCGAGATTCGCCACccgaacgacgaaaatctGTGAAAACGCTTTCTTCCGGCTTCTCAACAAATGTTTCGAAGCCAGACGCCGCTTCTCTTGTTCAaccgttgccgtcgttttcACCGAGCTTAAAAAATCGCCTGTCCAAaccgccgtctccgtctccgtcCCCTTCGGCTCCGTCACAACGAGTCGATTACAATCTGCCGCCGAGAAGTCGAACGAAACGAGTGGAAACGAGTCAGGATTTGACCATAGAAGGAAACCGGCTAAATCAATCGATGACAATGAAATCTTTgtcgaagaaattcgaagcgaacgaaCGTCCAGGAGCGATCGCCGGCGGTGACGGCATCGAATCTCCGGACTTCAACGTCGAAACGCCGACTCAACAGCCGAAATTTTCCGACAGCTTAACGAAACGGTTGACGGTGAAAAGtaaagagaacgaagcgagacgaac GGTGCGACGACAGCGGACGCCGTCGGAGGAGTCCGTTCAGTTTGGGCCGACGACGGGACGCATgtcggtgacgtcgccgccgtcgacgtggcgcgagaggaagacgagtcgGACGCCGGATCGCGGGGAATCGGTgctgagcggcggcggcgacaagcccgtcgacgacgtgctggAACCGTGCGCCAATCCGACGAGTGCGTTGAGAGATGCGCTTCGATACATCGGCGCGACGTCGGAAGATTG GGATGTCAAGTGCGAAGGATTGACGTTGGTTCGGCGATTGGTTCTCCATCACCCGGACGTTCTCGGCGCGCACTTGAAGCAAATTCGAATGGCCGTCGTGACGGAGATTAAGAATCTGCGCAGTTCTGTCGCTCGCGTGGCCATCCAGTGCTTGGGAGATCTTTACGTGTCTTTGGGAAAGCTGATGGATACG GAGCTGGATTTCTCCGTGCGTACGCTTCTGACGAAAGGAAGCGAGTCGAGCGGATTTATTAGACaagacgtcgagaaagcgtTAAGCCAAATGGTCAACGGAGTGTCTCCTGTGGCCGCCGTCAAAGCACTGTTAGCAACGGGAATGAG TCATCGCAGTACCGTCATTCGGAAAATGACGGCTCAATTCGTGTTCGCCGTCACGGAGAGTGTCGGCGTCGAGTGGATGACGAACGGGGCGTATCGAGACGTGGCGGaacgcgtcgtttcggcTGCCGTTCAGTTCACGATGGACGGGTCTCCGCAGGCGAG aTATTTTGGAAGGGCTATGATACATTGTCTTATGGATAGTCCGGAATTCGACAGGATTTCGTCGCGAGCCTTGTCGGAAAAGATGCAGAGGCAATTACTCGGCGTTGAAGACGGTCTTAGGGCGAAG GGTCTGGGCGATTTGCCGGCGGAAAAAGTGTCGTCagtaaagagaaaaaacagcTTTGGTAGTCAGAGTTCTCGCGCTTCGAGCCTCGGACCGGATTCGGCTGGAAGTGGAAGACAGTCGTCAGCAAAATCGGACTTCAG TGACCCATCGGTAATGAGCAAGAGCGGCAGCGTCCGAGGAAAGCCTCCGCGTCCGCGTCCCAGTGGAAACCCGTTCGGCGATCAGCAGGGTGGCGTCCTGACTGCTCTCTTTAAAAGATTATCGTCAAGCGACTGGAAGGAACGGTACGACGCCGTTACGGAAGTTCTTGAGCTATCCAAGTCATCAACAAGTACCGTTGGAAATAGCATAGTAAAG ctcttcgacgattttACGCCACGACTCACGGATTCCAATAGCAAG GTCAACGTTCACGCATTGGAGTCTTTTGAGGCAATGGTTCCCCACTTGGCGCCTTATCTCGAGCCCGTCATCAGTCTGCTGGTGCCCGCGCTGTCGTCGAATCTCGCTTCGAAGAATCCGACGATATGCACATCGGCTAGGAATATCATTGGTTCTCTAATAGGTCTCGTCG ATAATGCTCTTCTTATTCAGCCATTCGCTTCGGTCGTTCAATTCGGAAATTCCAAAGCGATGCCCTTCGTGACGGAAAAACTTGCCG TCTTGGTCGATTCCGTTCATCCGCGTCATCCCAAGCTCGTTCATCGGCACGTTCTCCCCGTAATTTGGCATTTGGTGTCGTCGcgcggcgggggcggcggcggcggcaaacCGGTCGCAAGTCTGACGGGCGAAGCGCGCCTGGCCGCGTGCGCTCTCATTCACATCATGTACGCCAACATGGGTCAAAGTCTAATTGACCGCGCTCGCCACTTGCCCCCGCGCGATCAGCAGGCGCTCAAATCCCTTTTGGACACGTTCGGTCCAAGTTGA
- the LOC136188792 gene encoding zinc finger MYND domain-containing protein 10-like — protein sequence MAEAFLFAPEAESYVEGLRCFPLRDIGSSRWIVQHDQLEKLNLQAALSAKRQEDEFIKESLVSHEKMSILIYELICIEVWKSRIFPLLLKSRVEPKQTFPCYIVLYHEATLISLLETVLYHEDVVQACDDVLLDLAEYCSSRIITLASRHNDGECFYDENERASKEPISGIDELKRQYKQIWFQVTVKAVSILRYIISNLSSLPVSIATRLLNTHDIICCLVELVDKPPWTHQTKDGKIVRYTEAKWCPVHERETMAVTKTEAQVWLALHHLLMDPECQRKYNYSDHRKAIVLKLRGKLNEVLLDQIPVLRDLQRYLEHLAVLDIPPPREELILEQVPEIREKLIQDNKGKWKEIATLHGKMILEPDADHVRMMAERFANTFSLDALEELACDVPKCALCGQPATKRCSRCRNEWYCKRECQVKHWSKHKRACNIAAEVK from the exons ATGGCAGAGGCCTTTCTCTTTGCTCCCGAAGCCGAGTCGTACGTGGAAGGATTGCGTTGCTTTCCTCTGCGCGACATTGGATCGTCGAG ATGGATCGTTCAGCACGATCAGCTCGAAAAGTTGAACTTACAG GCTGCACTCAGCGCAAAAAGGCAAGAGGATGAATTTATAAAGGAGAGCCTCGTTTCGCACGAGAAA ATGTCGATACTGATCTACGAACTCATTTGCATCGAAGTGTGGAAATCGCGTATTTTTCCACTATTGCTCAAATCTCGAGTTGAACCAAAACAAACGTTTCCGTGCTACATTGTC TTGTATCACGAAGCGACTTTGATTAGTCTATTGGAAACAGTTCTTTATCACGAA GACGTCGTCCAAGCGTGTGATGATGTACTTCTTGACTTGGCAGAATACTGCTCCTCTCGAATCATCACATTGGCATCTCG ACATAATGATGGAGAATGCTTTTATGACGAGAATGAACGCGCTTCCAAGGAACCTATTTCCGGAATTGAC GAACTGAAAAGGCAATACAAACAGATATGGTTTCAAGTGACAGTCAAAGCCGTTTCAATCCTACGTTACATAATCAGTAATTTATCAAG CTTGCCTGTGAGCATCGCTACGCGATTACTAAATACCCACG ACATTATTTGCTGTCTGGTTGAACTCGTGGACAAACCACCTTGGACTCACCAAACGAAAGACGGTAAAATTGTCAGGTACACTGAAGCCAAGTGGTGTCCCGTCCACGAGAGAGAAACTATGGCAGTTACGAAGACAGAAGCGCAG GTGTGGCTGGCACTTCATCACTTGCTCATGGATCCCGAGTGCCAACGAAAGTACAACTACAGCGATCACAGAAAAGCGATTGTATTGAAA CTGCGAGGAAAACTGAATGAAGTGTTGCTCGACCAAATTCCAGTACTGAGAGACTTGCAAAGATATCTGGAGCATCTTGCTGTCCTAGACATTCCCCCGCCCAGAGAAGAGCTCATATTGGAGCAG GTTCCAGAAATTAGAGAGAAACTTATTCAAGACAACAAAGGCAAGTGGAAAGAAATAGCGACACTACACGGCAAGATGATACTTGAACCCGACGCTGATCACGTGCGGATGATGGCTGAAAG GTTTGCTAATACCTTTAGTCTCGATGCTCTCGAAGAGTTGGCGTGTGACGTGCCAAAGTGCGCCTTGTGTGGGCAGCCTGCTACAAAGAGGTGTTCTCGATGTCGCAATGAATGGTACTGCAAAAG GGAATGTCAAGTAAAGCACTGGAGTAAGCACAAGAGGGCTTGTAATATTGCCGCCGAAGTGAAGTGA